One genomic region from Bombyx mori chromosome 6, ASM3026992v2 encodes:
- the LOC119628667 gene encoding uncharacterized protein LOC119628667 codes for MPITRSTGRGRIETKQSPPSETTATTQSVWTETAANTVMSLVAPTTESSCATANMEATTKVAEKPGNSKTEAVKQYIAKQNDVPTKQRAGTVKTDRSRNRKEQKIAKAREELARLQVELAAARLATLEAGSDDENSESEYSKSELDEKVGTWLETQPTKTENHDRHKETPAGACDKQDFSDLTAAITLAVKAAREPRYTELPLFNGNHQDWLSFRAAYHETMNSFTKTENINRLRRNLKGRAKEAVDGLLITNADPSDVIRSLEARFGRPETIAITELDTLRALPRLTETPRDICIFSSKVTNAVATLRALKCTHYLYNPETTKTILEKLTPTLRYRYYDFTAVQPKEDPDLIKFEKFMKREAELCSPYAQPEQAGHYSQPAQHNRRAQSVHIVSEKPSRAKCPVCSNTEHTTTDCYIFKKADSNTRWDIAKNKHLCFRCLKYRNKTHNCRPKTCGINDCKYTHNKMLHFDRKIEKTDNSDKETTENINSAWTGKQKQSYLKIIPVQVEGPISTVDTYALLDDGSTVTLIDEIICKKTGITGPIDPLHIQAINNIKSTETRSRRVNLTLRGLNSRKEIIQARTVNDLQVTVQKIPKEQIDEYSHLRDISDIITYENAKPGILIGQDNWHMLLTSKVRRGNRNQPIASLTPLGWVLHGGRTRTLDHHINYINHVSETQEDDKIENLVKQYFAMDALCITPRRPKTDPEEQALRILNSNTVHTTDGRYETALLWETDNVSLPDNYNNSLKRLINIENKLDRNPELKQKHTEQMEALVAKGYAEPAPKTKTENRTWYLPHFAVVNTLKPEKLRVVHDTAARTRGVALNDMLLKGPVLLQSLPGVIMRFRQHNITVTADIKEMLIQVKLRHEDRDALRYLWRKDRRDDKPLEEYRMTSLIFGASSSPSTAIYVKNLTAQKQEATHPEAAVAVQNRHYVDDYLDNFKTLKDAVHITTDFRRKHKKKPTSKTFWTDSKIVLRWTRMGSRSYKPYVAQRLTAIEDSSTVNGRRWLPTKHNTADDVTRDVPMSYQNEHRWFRGPDFLRQREDSWPTESASETTEPMGEVNIAASAPAGASWPKLRREKWECLPRNTRMRGRSDSNVSKSGQREAHRRHQYQGWSSTETSKKTTDPAHRRRPSCTEKNATDSHGGSNVQDETDFK; via the coding sequence ATGCCGATAACGCGGTCAACAGGAAGAGGTCGGATCGAAACTAAACAATCGCCGCCCTCAGAAACCACAGCTACAACACAGAGCGTGTGGACAGAAACAGCCGCGAATACCGTCATGAGTCTGGTAGCCCCCACAACAGAATCATCGTGCGCAACAGCCAACATGGAAGCCACGACGAAAGTCGCAGAGAAACCTGGGAACTCAAAAACAGAGGCCGTCAAACAGTATATAGCCAAACAGAATGACGTGCCAACAAAACAGCGCGCCGGTACAGTCAAAACTGACCGGTCGCGaaacagaaaagaacagaagatAGCCAAAGCTAGAGAAGAGCTCGCCCGCTTACAGGTGGAGTTAGCAGCCGCCCGATTGGCCACGCTCGAAGCTGGATCTGATGACGAAAACAGCGAATCAGAATACAGTAAGTCAGAACTCGACGAAAAAGTGGGCACGTGGTTGGAAACCCAACCCACAAAAACGGAAAATCACGACCGACATAAGGAAACACCGGCGGGAGCCTGCGACAAACAAGACTTCTCAGATCTAACCGCAGCAATAACACTCGCCGTCAAAGCCGCCCGCGAACCAAGATACACAGAATTGCCATTATTTAATGGAAATCACCAAGACTGGCTATCCTTTCGTGCAGCCTATCACGAGACGATGaattcatttacaaaaacagaaaatataaatagaCTCAGAAGGAACCTGAAAGGAAGGGCAAAGGAAGCCGTTGACGGATTACTTATAACGAACGCTGATCCGTCCGACGTCATAAGAAGTCTAGAAGCGCGATTCGGAAGACCGGAAACGATAGCCATAACGGAGTTAGACACGCTTCGAGCTCTGCCACGACTAACAGAAACACCAAGAGACATATGTATATTCTCCAGTAAGGTAACCAACGCCGTAGCTACGCTTCGTGCATTAAAGTGCACACATTACTTATATAATCCGGAAACTACCAAAACAATATTAGAAAAACTCACACCGACACTACGTTACCGATACTACGACTTCACCGCGGTACAACCGAAGGAGGATCCGGatctaattaaatttgaaaaattcatgaaaAGAGAAGCCGAACTGTGCAGCCCTTATGCACAGCCTGAACAGGCGGGGCACTACTCGCAGCCCGCACAACATAACAGACGCGCACAGAGCGTTCACATAGTCAGTGAGAAGCCATCACGAGCTAAATGTCCGGTATGTAGCAACACCGAACACACCACAACAGACTGCTACATATTCAAGAAGGCAGACTCAAACACAAGATGGGACATCGCTAAGAATAAACACCTGTGTTTccgatgtctcaagtatagaaaTAAAACCCACAACTGTAGACCGAAGACTTGTGGCATCAATGATTGCAAATATACTCACAACAAGATGCTACACTTCgacagaaaaattgaaaaaacagaCAACAGTGACAAGGAAACAACAGAGAACATTAATTCCGCTTGGACCGGAAAACAGAAACAGtcctatttgaaaataatcccaGTCCAAGTAGAAGGACCAATAAGCACGGTTGATACATACGCGCTGCTCGACGATGGATCAACGGTGACACTGATAGACGAAATCATCTGCAAGAAGACTGGAATAACAGGACCAATCGATCCGTTACACATACAGGCGattaacaacataaaatcaACGGAAACAAGATCCAGAAGAGTCAACCTCACGCTCAGAGGCCTCAATAGTCGAAAAGAAATAATACAAGCGAGAACAGTTAACGACCTACAAGTAACAGTACAAAAAATACCAAAGGAACAGATAGATGAGTATTCGCACCTACGAGATATCAGTGACATCATCACGTACGAGAACGCGAAACCTGGAATCCTGAttggccaagacaactggcacatGTTACTAACTTCAAAAGTTAGACGAGGCAACAGGAATCAGCCAATAGCGTCACTGACACCTCTAGGCTGGGTACTGCATGGAGGTCGCACTCGTACCCTAGACCACCACATAAACTACATAAATCATGTTAGCGAAACCCAGGAAgatgataaaatagaaaatctggtAAAACAGTATTTCGCTATGGATGCGCTATGCATCACACCAAGAAGACCAAAAACAGACCCAGAGGAACAAGCGCTTCGCATCCTCAACAGCAATACAGTCCACACAACAGATGGAAGATACGAAACTGCTCTGCTCTGGGAAACAGATAATGTCAGTCTACCAGACAACTACAATAACTCGTTAAAGCGACtgataaatatagaaaacaaactCGATCGTAATCCGGAACTGAAACAGAAACACACAGAACAGATGGAAGCACTCGTCGCGAAAGGCTACGCCGAGCCCGCTCCGAAAACAAAAACAGAGAACAGAACGTGGTATCTACCTCACTTCGCCGTCGTGAACACTCTGAAGCCGGAAAAACTCCGAGTCGTCCACGACACCGCCGCCAGAACAAGAGGAGTAGCTTTAAATGATATGCTGCTTAAGGGACCGGTCCTACTCCAATCACTACCAGGAGTGATAATGAGATTCAGACAGCATAATATAACAGTAACAGCAGACATCAAAGAGATGTTAATACAAGTAAAGTTGAGACATGAAGACAGAGACGCGCTCCGCTATCTCTGGCGCAAAGATCGCCGAGATGACAAGCCCCTAGAAGAATACAGAATGACCTCGTTGATCTTCGGTGCGTCAAGTTCTCCTTCCACAGCAATATATGTAAAGAACTTGACCGCCCAGAAACAAGAAGCCACGCACCCGGAGGCGGCAGTCGCAGTACAGAACAGACACTACGTAGACGACTACTTGGATAACTTCAAAACTTTAAAAGATGCAGTGCACATAACAACAGACTTTCGtcgaaaacacaaaaaaaagccGACCTCGAAGACCTTCTGGACCGACAGTAAGATAGTGTTGAGATGGACAAGAATGGGATCACGCTCGTACAAACCATACGTCGCCCAACGCCTGACAGCTATAGAAGACAGTTCAACAGTAAACGGGAGGCGATGGTTACCCACGAAGCACAATACAGCCGACGACGTGACTCGAGACGTCCCAATGTCGTACCAAAATGAACATAGATGGTTCAGAGGGCCAGATTTCTTACGCCAACGAGAGGACTCCTGGCCGACGGAGTCGGCGTCAGAAACTACAGAACCGATGGGTGAAGTAAATATAGCAGCTTCAGCACCGGCGGGAGCTTCATGGCCGAAGCTTCGCCGTGAAAAATGGGAATGCCTGCCACGAAACACGCGCATGCGAGGGAGAAGTGATAGCAACGTATCCAAGTCCGGACAACGTGAGGCACATCGTAGACATCAATACCAAGGATGGAGTTCTACGGAGACCAGTAAGAAAACTACTGATCCTGCCCATCGAAGAAGACCATCCTGCACCGAGAAGAATGCGACGGACTCGCACGGCGGGAGTAATGTGCAGGACGAAactgattttaaatag